The Granulicella cerasi region GCAACAGATCAGCGCACAGAAGAGCGGCACGGTCACAACCCTGCACCTCCTCGCAGCCGAGGGGCAGTTCAAGCCTGCGCTGCAACACTACATCCTGCGCGTTCACACGCGTGCTCACGCGGTATCGCTCAATGGCAAGCCTCTGAGCGAAAGCGATAGCGGCTGGAAGGCAACGAGCGACAAGTATGGCGACGTCGCTGTGCTGCGCGTGCAGGCTGGAGCAAAACTCGACATCACCCTGCGCTGAGAAAGACACACGAAGATGCCTCGCAAACGATATGACTCCTCCAGGCAGAGGCGCACCCAGCGCGCCTCTGCTTTTTTTGTGGCCGCGGCCCTCGCCATGCAGGCCCAGGCCCAGAAGACAACGCGCGAGGGCGATCTGCTCAGCGCAGCGCAGTTTCGCAATCCTCCAGAAGCTGCGAAGCCGCGCGTGTGGTGGCATTGGCTCAGCAACAACGTGAGCTACGACGGCATCACCGCTGACCTCAAGTGGATGAAGCGCGTTGACATTGGTGGTTTTCAGATGTTCGACGGCGACATGCATGCGCCACTCTTCGTAGACAAGCCTGTCGTATGGATGACGCCGGAGTGGAAGCGCGATTGGCGACATGCAGCGCTACTCGCCGACCAGTTGCATCTGGAGATGGCGATGGCAGCCTCCGGCGGATGGAGCGAGACCGCAGGCCCCTGGGTGAAGCCCTCGCAAGGCATGAAGCGTTACGTCTGGAGCGAGACTTCGATCGTTGGACCGACAGCATTTCATAGCAAGCTGTCCACGCCGCCACATGGGTTCGGCAAATTTCAGGATGTGCCTCTCCCGCCCGCAGGCAAGGAGGAGCCGGACCTTACACTGCCGGGTGCCAAACCGCAGCCTGTGCTGCCTTCGAGCGCAGCACCGCAACCTTTCTACGCAGATGCAGCCGTGGTCGCGTATCGAATTCCGGATGACGCAGCCGCGGAGCTTCAGCCAGCGATCACGTCGAGTTCTGGGAGCATCGATGGTGCATTGTTAACTGATGGCAGCTATCGCGACACAACGCCGCTTACGTTGAAGTCAAAAGAACGCGAAGCGTGGATCGAACTCCGCTATCCGCAGGCCGTCGAGGTGTGTTCGCTGACGCTGGGACTCGCCCCCGTGGCGGTGCTGGGCGGCGATCCGCTACCGCAGGGCGAGGTGCAGTACAGCGACGATGGGCGCGCCTGGCACTCGTTGATCGCGTTGCCCGGGCCGCCGGAGGGCGTCGCCGCACCGCTCTCAGTGCGGACGTACAGCTTCCCTGCTGTCCGTGCGAAGGCCTTCCGCATCGTGATCCCCGGTGGCCAGACGGAGCGCACACTACGCTTCTCCGAACTGCGTTTCTCCGGTGTGCCAGAGGTGAAGTACTGGCAGGATAAAGCGGCGTTCGGTCTGTCCGTGCAGGCCATCGGTGAAGCTACCGAAAGGGACGCGACACCGGTCGGCGACGTGATGGATCTCACCTCCAGGATGCGACCCGACGGAACACTGGACTGGGATGCCCCCGCAGGTAAGTGGAAGGTGATGCGCCTCGGCTATGCGGCCATCGGCGAGATCAATCACCCGGCGACGCCAGCAGCGACAGGCCTTGAGGTGGATAAGCTGAGCCGCACAGACGTCAATGCGTATCTTGCGACGTATACGAAGATGATCCAGTCTGTTGCGGGGCCTTACTTTGGCAAGAGCTTCCGTTACTTCCTCATGGATAGCTGGGAGGCTGGGCAGGAGAACTGGACCGAAGCTATGCCTGCGGAGTTTCGTCGACTCCGTGGATATGACATGACGCCTTATCTGCCGGTGCTCGCAGGCCATATCGTCGGCAGCGCGGCCACGAGCGAGGCGTTCTTGTGGGACTTCCGCCGCACCATCGCGGACCTGCTCGCGGAGAATCACTATCGCGCCGCGACCGCATTCTTCAAGCAACATGGCGTTGGACTCTACGCCGAGGCGATGGGTGTGAACCTCCCCACGAACGGCGATGGCTTGCTGAACAAAGGCCAGGTCACCGTGCCGATGGGAGAGTTCTGGACCGCTGGCCCGGGCAGGCCGCAGGATCCGTGGAACACCGCTGATATCCGCGAGACCTCGTCAGCCGCCCACATCTACGGCAAGCCGATCGCGGCAGCGGAGTCATTCACTTCCTGGTGGACGATTCTGCCGTGGGAGCAATCGCCGTTCTATCTAAAGCCTTTGGCTGATGAGGCATTCGCCGCAGGCATCAACCGCATCGTCATCCACACTTCGGACCAGCAGCCCTTCACCGATGAGGCGCATCAGCCCGGCATGACTCTCGGGCCCTTCGGCCAGCACTACAACCGCAACATGACTTGGGCTGAGCAGTCCAAGGCGTGGAACGATTACCTTGCACGATGCTCTTACATGCTGCAACGCGGGCGCTACGTGGCGGACGTCGCGATCTTCTACGGCGAGGGCGCACCGGTGACAGTGCCCTCCGGGAAGACGCTCTCCCCCGCTGTGCCCACACACTATGGCTACGACTACGTAGACGCCGACGTGTTGCTGCATCACGCAGCAATGAAGAACGGACGTCTGCATCTCGACAGTGGAATGAGCTACGCGGTCCTCGCCATCCCGGATGACGAGCGGATGCTCTCGCTGCCGCTGTTGAAGCAGTTGCGCGCATTCGTGCAGCAGGGGCTCACACTCGTGGGCCCGCAGCCGGTCGCGTCGCCCACCCTGAGCGATGGCCCGCATGCCAGCGATGAGGTGAAGCGCATCGCTGCAGAACTCTGGGACCGGCCGCTACGGCGCGGACATGTGTACAGCGACCGCAACCTGGAAGACGTGCTGGCGTCGGCAAAAATAAAACCGGATCTTCGTTATGACACGCCCACGCACGTCACAAAAGATTTCGACGAACCAATGCCTGTTGGGACTGCAACGAACGACCTGGTTTATATCCATCGGCATCTTGCAAATAGCGACATCTATTTCGTGGCAACGCAGAAGCTTCACGCCTTCGATGTCAACGTCACCTTCCGCATGAGGGGCGCCGTGCCTCTTCTATGGCATCCCGATACAGGCGAAACAGAAGCGGTGGACTACACCGTGGCGGGTGGAGAAACCACCGTTCCGCTGCATATGGATCCGGCAGGCTCCGTCTTTGTCGTTTTCACCAAAGACGGTCCGGCGCTCGGCCGACACACGGCAGCGGCGACAACAGAAGCACTTACTACGCTGACAGGGCCCTGGGAAGTTCATTTCCCTCCTCATCGTGGAGCGCCTGATCAATCGACATTTCCTTCGCTGGCTTCGTGGACGGAGCAGAGCGCGCCAGGCATTCGTTACTTCTCCGGATCGGCGACGTACACCAAGCAACTTGAGATACACGCGGCTGATCTAAAGCCTCATCAGAGACTATTAGTGGACCTCGGGCGGGTCGATGTCATGGCCGAACTCACCGTGAACGGCAAGCCATACTCCAACCTGCTATGGAAGCCGCCGTTCCTCGCGGACATCACCAACATCCTTCACGTCGGAAGCAATACGCTGGAGATCAAGGTGACCAACCTATGGGCCAATCGGCTCATCGGCGATCAACAACCCGGGACAATGACCACTTACACCTTCACCGATTTTCATGCGTTCAAACCCGACGCCCCACTCATGCCCTCAGGTTTGTTGGGTCCAGTACGGTTGCTGCGGCAGAGGAAATCAGAGTTTTCAACCATCGTGCGGTAGGACCGCCTTTGACGCTCTTCGTGGTATCGGTTGCATTCATTCTTTTGAGATCGTCAATTCAATGCCTTTCTGCGAGGTGCCTGCGAAAACTTCTCCCAAACTCAGACCCGACCGGCATTTCCTGAAGCCCATAACCGCGTTCAACACGATTTGCCCTCGGAAGAAGAGCTTGGTAAAAACCTGCGATTTTTCCTTTGACAGCTTCTTTCAACAGTGGATATGATTCGCCTTCATGGAACCGATACCATCAAAAACAAACCTATATCGCTTGGCGAAACTGCTTGTACTCGCTGTGGCGATTCTTCTTTCGAGGGCAGTGCTCGCACAGAGCGATCAAGGTGCAGTGACCGGAACGGTGATGGACCCGCAGGGCGCGGTCGTCAGCGGTGCTTCGGTGCAACTCACCCAGGTTGATACCGGGCTTGTACTGACCGCCAAAACCAATCAGGGTGGCGTCTACGTCTTCAGCCCCATCAAGATCGGTAACTACAGCATCAAGATCTCGCACGAGGGCTTCCAGACGGTTGAGAAGACCGCGCTGCACCTGAACGTGAACCAGCGCCTCGGCGTCGACGTGAAGCTGCCCATTGGCTCGGCGAACGACGTCGTGAACGTGGTCGGTACGACCGAACTCGAGACAGAAGATTCGTCTGTCTCGCAAGTCGTTTCGTCGAAGACACTCAACGAGACTCCGCTCAACGGCCGCAACTACATCTTCATCGCGCACCTCAGCGCAGGTGTTGCGCCTTCGCCGGGAACGCGTGGCACGGGCAAGGGTGATTTCAGCGCCAACGGCCAGCGCGCCGAGCAGAACGACTTCATCCTCGACGGCGTCGACAACAACTCGAACGTGGTCGACTTCCTCAACGGCGCGAGCTTCGTTGTGAAGCCTCCACCGGATGCGCTCGCCGAGTTCAAGCTGCAGACGAGTTCCTTTGACGCGAGCTTCGGTCACTCGGCCGGTGCGGTCATCAACGCTTCGATCAAGAGCGGCACCAATCAGTTCCACGGGGACCTCTGGGAGTATTGGCGCAACGATGCGCTGAACGCACGCAACTGGGACGCGCTGACGATTCCGAAGTTCCGCCAGAACCAGTTTGGCGCAACGATTGGTGGACCGATCATCCCGAACCGTTTGTTCTTCTTCGCAGACGGCGAAGCGAACCGCATCATCTACGGCCAGACCTTCACCGGAACGGTACCTACGGCGCTGATGCGTCAGGGCAACTTTACCGAACTGCTCAACCCGGCCATCAACGGCCAGGGCCAGGCGATCACGCTCTATCAGCCGAACAGTGGCGGCACAACGTTGCTCACCTGCAACGGTCAGCAGAACGTTCTCTGCCCCACGCAGATCAACGCCACCGCGCAGCGCCTGCTCAACCTCTTCCCTGCTCCGAATGCCAACGGCGCAAACATCTACAACAACTACAAGAAGAACCTGAACGTCGCGGACAACACGGCTCAATGGGATGGTCGTCTTGACTGGAACGCTACGGCGAAGGACCAGGCGTTTGCTCGTATGAGCTATTCGAACGAGCCGGTCACGTATCCTCCGCCGCTCGGTTCGATCCTTGATGGCGGTACATTCGCCAACACCGGTTCGGGTCTTAGCCGTGGCGAGAACTTCGTCTTCAGCGAAACGCACATCTTCTCGCCGAACTTCGTCAACGAATTCCGCTTCGGCTACAACTGGGGCCACTTCGCTTACAAGAACGCTACCGCCAACACCGACGTCTCCGCACAGGAAGGCATCGGCGGCATTCCTTACTCGCCGGGCATCGGCGGCCTGCCGTATATGGTCGTCAGCGGAATCAACCAGATCGGAGCGCCGGCGAACTATCCTTCCGACGAGTATCAGAACTCCTACCAGATTCTCGATAACGTCACCCGCGTCGTCGGACGTCACAACCTCCGCTTTGGTGTGAACTTCCAGCGCATCCGCTTCAGCACCGAGCAGCCCGGTTTCGTTCGTGGCTACTTCGGCTATGACGGCACCTACACCGGCAAGCCGGGCGTGTCCTACACGGGTTACGGTGTGGCCGACCTCTTGACCGACCAGACGCGTAATGCACAGATCACGCAGCTTGCCGTGACCGACGACGTTCGTTGGTACCGTTCGGCCTACGTGCAGGATGACTGGAAGGCCACGCCCGCACTCACCATCAACGCAGGCATCCGCTACGACTACTACCAGCCGTACGTGGATCGCCATGACAACC contains the following coding sequences:
- a CDS encoding TonB-dependent receptor, giving the protein MAKLLVLAVAILLSRAVLAQSDQGAVTGTVMDPQGAVVSGASVQLTQVDTGLVLTAKTNQGGVYVFSPIKIGNYSIKISHEGFQTVEKTALHLNVNQRLGVDVKLPIGSANDVVNVVGTTELETEDSSVSQVVSSKTLNETPLNGRNYIFIAHLSAGVAPSPGTRGTGKGDFSANGQRAEQNDFILDGVDNNSNVVDFLNGASFVVKPPPDALAEFKLQTSSFDASFGHSAGAVINASIKSGTNQFHGDLWEYWRNDALNARNWDALTIPKFRQNQFGATIGGPIIPNRLFFFADGEANRIIYGQTFTGTVPTALMRQGNFTELLNPAINGQGQAITLYQPNSGGTTLLTCNGQQNVLCPTQINATAQRLLNLFPAPNANGANIYNNYKKNLNVADNTAQWDGRLDWNATAKDQAFARMSYSNEPVTYPPPLGSILDGGTFANTGSGLSRGENFVFSETHIFSPNFVNEFRFGYNWGHFAYKNATANTDVSAQEGIGGIPYSPGIGGLPYMVVSGINQIGAPANYPSDEYQNSYQILDNVTRVVGRHNLRFGVNFQRIRFSTEQPGFVRGYFGYDGTYTGKPGVSYTGYGVADLLTDQTRNAQITQLAVTDDVRWYRSAYVQDDWKATPALTINAGIRYDYYQPYVDRHDNQANINVTSSGNGTGSAQFLLPKNSKAVLPAAFLANAAANNISIVRTDNRGLVNAQKLNFAPRIGFALKTSDRSVVRGAYGLFYGGLESIGYAGNLGANFPFNVTVGVNTPTCVAGSCPNNGINLETGFSAITQNGIANYANGIIGFNALAQNVKTPYTQQFNASFEYALTHTMSATVSYVGSAGHHLQSYTNANSARVITAPGVNTLPFQPFPAFGGILYTSFGSDSNYNSLQAKLEKRTDIGLSFLATYTYSHSLDDAPTPLNNFCCGNTYFNPIQHSYGSSEFDVRQRVTLNGSYDLPVGKGRKYLNSSRLVDETIGGWSTALTLSAQTGVPFTVGDNVISPNGSSAHAILVRDPFKPGGSPDPTNPNITCPTRVRTVQHWYNPCAFANPLSATQGGLTGTATISDYNAAQKFNVVGRNNISGPGYDKINVSLFKNFPTFGSQYLQFRGDAFNVFNTPAYSNPADTGINTTSSYINSVKSLGQYTPDARFFQLAAKYYF
- a CDS encoding glycosyl hydrolase, with the translated sequence MPRKRYDSSRQRRTQRASAFFVAAALAMQAQAQKTTREGDLLSAAQFRNPPEAAKPRVWWHWLSNNVSYDGITADLKWMKRVDIGGFQMFDGDMHAPLFVDKPVVWMTPEWKRDWRHAALLADQLHLEMAMAASGGWSETAGPWVKPSQGMKRYVWSETSIVGPTAFHSKLSTPPHGFGKFQDVPLPPAGKEEPDLTLPGAKPQPVLPSSAAPQPFYADAAVVAYRIPDDAAAELQPAITSSSGSIDGALLTDGSYRDTTPLTLKSKEREAWIELRYPQAVEVCSLTLGLAPVAVLGGDPLPQGEVQYSDDGRAWHSLIALPGPPEGVAAPLSVRTYSFPAVRAKAFRIVIPGGQTERTLRFSELRFSGVPEVKYWQDKAAFGLSVQAIGEATERDATPVGDVMDLTSRMRPDGTLDWDAPAGKWKVMRLGYAAIGEINHPATPAATGLEVDKLSRTDVNAYLATYTKMIQSVAGPYFGKSFRYFLMDSWEAGQENWTEAMPAEFRRLRGYDMTPYLPVLAGHIVGSAATSEAFLWDFRRTIADLLAENHYRAATAFFKQHGVGLYAEAMGVNLPTNGDGLLNKGQVTVPMGEFWTAGPGRPQDPWNTADIRETSSAAHIYGKPIAAAESFTSWWTILPWEQSPFYLKPLADEAFAAGINRIVIHTSDQQPFTDEAHQPGMTLGPFGQHYNRNMTWAEQSKAWNDYLARCSYMLQRGRYVADVAIFYGEGAPVTVPSGKTLSPAVPTHYGYDYVDADVLLHHAAMKNGRLHLDSGMSYAVLAIPDDERMLSLPLLKQLRAFVQQGLTLVGPQPVASPTLSDGPHASDEVKRIAAELWDRPLRRGHVYSDRNLEDVLASAKIKPDLRYDTPTHVTKDFDEPMPVGTATNDLVYIHRHLANSDIYFVATQKLHAFDVNVTFRMRGAVPLLWHPDTGETEAVDYTVAGGETTVPLHMDPAGSVFVVFTKDGPALGRHTAAATTEALTTLTGPWEVHFPPHRGAPDQSTFPSLASWTEQSAPGIRYFSGSATYTKQLEIHAADLKPHQRLLVDLGRVDVMAELTVNGKPYSNLLWKPPFLADITNILHVGSNTLEIKVTNLWANRLIGDQQPGTMTTYTFTDFHAFKPDAPLMPSGLLGPVRLLRQRKSEFSTIVR